A single Symbiobacterium thermophilum IAM 14863 DNA region contains:
- a CDS encoding arsenate reductase family protein, with amino-acid sequence MKPEVTFFTYPTCTSCKKAKQLLDEKPVEVHERRFFKEKPTPEEVRWLAARLPGGVRDLLSTRSRRYKELGLAERELTDDELVELLAAEPGLWRRPVVVRGDQVVVGYDPASLEELLRVGE; translated from the coding sequence ATGAAGCCTGAGGTGACCTTTTTCACCTACCCCACGTGTACTTCGTGCAAGAAGGCCAAGCAGTTGCTTGACGAGAAGCCCGTAGAGGTGCACGAGCGCCGCTTCTTCAAGGAGAAGCCCACGCCCGAGGAGGTGCGCTGGCTGGCCGCCCGGCTCCCCGGGGGCGTGCGGGACCTCCTCTCGACCCGCAGCCGGCGCTACAAAGAGCTGGGGCTCGCGGAGCGGGAGCTGACCGACGACGAGCTGGTAGAGCTGCTGGCCGCCGAGCCGGGGCTCTGGCGGCGGCCGGTGGTCGTGCGCGGCGACCAGGTGGTGGTGGGCTACGACCCCGCCAGCCTGGAGGAGCTTCTGCGCGTGGGGGAATGA
- a CDS encoding threonine/serine exporter family protein, translating to MITYPFAFLTSAAIAVSFRSPRGAILWTGLCGLVGWAGFDLALRAGAPAPAAVLLGAVTLGTASEVLARRLHQPAILFVIPGLFPLVPGIIAYRGMLLLSQSRLAEGAWQLARALAIAGILAAGLAIPPVLFRRWRR from the coding sequence GTGATCACCTATCCCTTCGCCTTCCTGACCTCGGCGGCCATCGCCGTCTCGTTCCGCTCGCCCCGCGGGGCCATCCTCTGGACCGGCCTCTGCGGCCTGGTGGGCTGGGCGGGCTTCGACCTGGCCCTGCGGGCCGGCGCCCCGGCCCCGGCCGCGGTGCTGCTCGGCGCGGTAACCCTGGGCACAGCCTCGGAGGTGCTGGCCCGCCGGCTGCACCAGCCGGCGATCCTCTTCGTCATCCCCGGCCTGTTCCCGCTGGTCCCCGGTATCATCGCCTACCGGGGAATGCTGCTGCTGTCGCAGAGCCGGCTGGCGGAGGGGGCCTGGCAGCTGGCGCGGGCGCTGGCCATCGCGGGCATTCTGGCCGCCGGGCTGGCGATCCCGCCGGTGTTGTTCCGGCGGTGGAGGCGGTGA
- a CDS encoding glycerol-3-phosphate responsive antiterminator, with product MMAVAERRRSEGAQRLAEALREHPVIASVRDEQRLDEALRSRCRTVFLLSTSLGRLAEVGEAVAGAGKLLFIHLDFVGGLGRDEEAVEYLARVARPVGLITTRTNLIQTARRLGLTPLQRLFLLDSQSLATGIEAARSSRAEVVEVLPGIIPRAVQAIRSQLPGALIIAGGLVRTPREVGRALQAGASGVSTSSADLWNMEPAAFAVALEQGS from the coding sequence ATGATGGCCGTGGCGGAGCGGCGGCGCAGCGAGGGCGCGCAACGGCTCGCCGAGGCGCTGAGGGAGCACCCGGTGATCGCGTCGGTGCGGGACGAGCAGCGGCTGGACGAGGCCCTGCGGTCGCGCTGTCGCACCGTATTCCTGCTGTCCACCAGCCTGGGGCGGCTGGCGGAGGTGGGCGAGGCGGTGGCCGGGGCGGGCAAGCTGCTGTTCATCCACCTGGATTTCGTGGGCGGGCTCGGCCGGGACGAAGAGGCCGTCGAGTACCTCGCCCGGGTGGCGCGGCCGGTCGGACTGATCACCACCCGCACCAACCTCATCCAGACCGCCAGGCGGCTGGGGCTGACGCCGCTGCAGCGGCTTTTTCTGCTGGACTCCCAGTCGCTGGCGACCGGCATCGAGGCGGCCCGCTCCAGCCGGGCCGAGGTGGTGGAGGTGCTGCCCGGCATCATCCCCCGGGCGGTGCAGGCCATCCGCAGCCAGCTGCCCGGCGCCCTGATCATCGCCGGCGGGCTGGTGCGCACCCCCAGGGAGGTGGGCCGGGCCCTGCAGGCCGGCGCATCCGGCGTTTCCACCAGCAGCGCGGACTTGTGGAACATGGAGCCCGCGGCGTTTGCCGTCGCCCTGGAGCAGGGGTCGTGA
- a CDS encoding methyl-accepting chemotaxis protein: MRMPLITKLIGLSLIGTITVGVAAGAIFASLNRVEAVYGEVVLDYQPAHQAATALNAAVHRMSASARGYVLDPSAAHREGFETAADDFSAYIAQIRAHTDDPVVLQHLEDAEALAGQYVQALQQMMALRDEGWISQASAVLKNDVIPVTEQIVDLSGKVTLRLQVLAEQATREAQRQAASARLIGAAIAALGVVLSVAIGIPLARSLARPIRQLSEVALQVAGGNLAVDELPVQSSDEVADLTRAVNTMLGSLRTLIGELTASAATLGDASASLGAVAAQATRSADEVAGSIGQVAAGGSRQAEATAEVQKTMEQLQEAIRQVSAGAEQTTGAIHQAVSVLHAVTRETTEMARTASAEAETVLEGARSAAEGARAVKASTAGMTRVKDAAERTAEQVRRLASLSEEIDAINTAISDIAEQTNLLALNAAIEAARAGEHGRGFAVVAGEVRRLAEGASRSAAEIAQLIQTVQSLTAEVAATMEAGLAEVETGVRQALEAGQALERLQQAAEQTTRSVENIARVAESARQRLQSMDELFTNIVTVAEENSAAAEEMAAQAAQVCASLEQVTEVARENADAAAAASRAATAMADAGAEVSTAAERVQHVAQQMREQVARFRTPQ, translated from the coding sequence ATGCGCATGCCACTCATCACCAAACTGATCGGCCTCTCCCTGATCGGCACCATCACCGTCGGCGTTGCAGCCGGTGCCATCTTCGCTTCCCTCAACCGGGTGGAAGCGGTCTACGGCGAGGTGGTGCTGGACTACCAGCCCGCGCACCAGGCGGCCACGGCCCTGAACGCCGCGGTTCACCGCATGAGCGCGTCGGCGCGGGGGTACGTGCTCGACCCCTCCGCTGCGCACCGGGAGGGGTTCGAAACCGCGGCCGATGACTTCTCCGCTTACATCGCACAGATCCGCGCGCACACAGATGACCCCGTGGTGCTGCAGCACCTGGAAGACGCCGAGGCCCTCGCCGGGCAGTACGTCCAGGCGCTGCAGCAGATGATGGCCCTGCGGGACGAGGGCTGGATTTCCCAGGCGTCGGCCGTCCTGAAGAATGACGTCATCCCGGTCACCGAACAGATCGTGGACCTCAGCGGCAAGGTGACCCTGCGGCTGCAGGTCCTGGCCGAACAGGCGACCCGTGAGGCCCAGCGGCAGGCCGCCTCCGCCCGGCTGATCGGCGCGGCCATCGCCGCGCTGGGCGTCGTGCTGTCGGTTGCCATCGGGATCCCGCTTGCCCGCTCGCTGGCCAGGCCGATCCGCCAGCTCTCCGAGGTCGCCCTGCAGGTGGCGGGGGGCAACCTGGCCGTCGACGAGCTGCCCGTGCAGAGCAGCGACGAGGTGGCGGACCTGACCCGGGCGGTGAACACGATGCTCGGCTCCCTCCGGACCCTGATCGGGGAGCTGACGGCGTCCGCCGCCACGCTGGGCGACGCCTCGGCCTCCCTGGGCGCCGTGGCGGCCCAGGCCACCCGGTCCGCGGACGAGGTGGCCGGCAGCATCGGGCAGGTGGCCGCGGGCGGCAGCCGGCAGGCCGAGGCCACCGCCGAGGTGCAGAAGACCATGGAGCAGCTGCAGGAGGCGATCCGGCAGGTGTCGGCCGGGGCGGAGCAGACCACCGGTGCGATCCACCAGGCGGTCTCGGTCCTGCACGCCGTCACCCGGGAGACCACCGAGATGGCCCGGACCGCATCTGCGGAGGCGGAGACCGTCCTGGAAGGCGCCCGCAGCGCCGCGGAAGGGGCGCGGGCGGTGAAGGCGTCGACGGCCGGCATGACCCGGGTAAAGGACGCCGCCGAACGCACTGCAGAGCAGGTCCGCCGCCTGGCGTCGCTCTCGGAGGAGATCGATGCCATCAACACCGCCATCTCCGACATCGCTGAGCAAACGAACCTGCTGGCCCTGAACGCAGCCATCGAGGCGGCGAGGGCAGGCGAGCACGGCCGCGGCTTCGCCGTGGTGGCCGGCGAGGTGCGCCGGCTGGCCGAGGGCGCGTCCCGGTCCGCCGCGGAGATCGCCCAGCTCATTCAGACAGTGCAGTCCCTCACCGCCGAGGTCGCGGCGACCATGGAAGCGGGCCTGGCCGAGGTGGAGACCGGCGTCCGGCAGGCTCTGGAGGCCGGCCAGGCGCTGGAGCGGCTGCAGCAGGCGGCTGAGCAGACGACCCGCAGCGTGGAGAACATCGCCCGGGTCGCCGAGAGCGCCCGGCAGCGGCTCCAGTCGATGGACGAGCTCTTCACCAACATCGTCACCGTGGCGGAGGAGAATTCCGCGGCGGCGGAGGAGATGGCCGCCCAGGCCGCGCAGGTCTGCGCCTCGCTGGAGCAGGTGACAGAGGTCGCCCGGGAGAACGCCGATGCGGCGGCCGCAGCCTCCCGTGCGGCCACCGCCATGGCGGATGCGGGGGCGGAGGTGTCCACTGCCGCGGAACGGGTGCAGCACGTGGCCCAGCAGATGCGGGAGCAGGTCGCCCGGTTCCGCACGCCGCAGTAG
- a CDS encoding NUDIX domain-containing protein, with product MQHLRRHLSAGGLVLHEGAILLVRNRRGHWGLPKGHWEPGELLAETAAREVREETGLEVEIGDLAFITEFRNAEAKEHLVQFFFGARLIGGSLSPAPGEISGVKWVPTSEVEQYIRWRPWLEPLRHWLNGGTVKYHAFPDPSRNRIR from the coding sequence ATGCAGCACTTGCGAAGGCACCTCTCCGCCGGAGGCCTCGTCCTGCACGAAGGGGCCATCCTCCTGGTAAGGAACCGGCGCGGGCACTGGGGGCTGCCCAAGGGCCACTGGGAGCCCGGCGAACTGCTGGCAGAGACCGCGGCACGGGAGGTGCGGGAGGAAACGGGGCTCGAGGTGGAGATCGGCGACCTCGCATTCATCACCGAGTTCCGGAACGCGGAGGCGAAGGAACACCTCGTCCAGTTCTTTTTCGGGGCCAGGCTGATCGGGGGCTCCCTCTCGCCCGCCCCCGGGGAGATCTCCGGGGTCAAGTGGGTGCCCACCTCCGAGGTGGAACAGTACATCCGGTGGCGCCCCTGGCTGGAGCCGCTGCGCCACTGGCTCAACGGCGGCACGGTGAAGTATCACGCCTTCCCCGACCCCTCCCGGAACCGCATCCGGTGA
- the yfkAB gene encoding radical SAM/CxCxxxxC motif protein YfkAB has product MGEWGFIADPWEPRRGMEDGRFRLTSVEITVTNWCNLRCRHCAVGESLMDRDPERLPLDLILRRLDEVEGLTTLSLTGGELSGSTEVLRRWVAPLLQYAKRRGLQTQVNTNLTFDLGRYEEIAPWVDVFHITWNYRDEAHFHRIVWGHGSREVSPEASRRLFRRIIDNARALAAQGRFVSAETMINAETADHLGAMNRFLAEIGCRRHEVHPMYAVDWASDLPVLPLPAFREAIRRFLAERDPNLWVLFGTFPFLPCSPLPEDQDLLRAVAAAPNVSVRNCPDGRNRVNVDLFTGAVRVTDFGGMEPLGNVRTERLEDAFRRWHAHPRFQRLNCHCPEVGCTGPDLLVAEMYYPEVDFRTRRAVLPTGA; this is encoded by the coding sequence GTGGGGGAGTGGGGATTCATCGCCGATCCCTGGGAGCCGCGGCGCGGCATGGAGGACGGCCGCTTCCGGCTCACCAGCGTGGAGATCACCGTGACCAACTGGTGCAACCTGCGCTGCCGCCACTGCGCGGTGGGCGAGTCGCTCATGGACCGGGACCCCGAGCGGCTGCCGCTGGACCTGATCCTGCGGCGGCTGGACGAGGTGGAGGGGCTGACGACGCTGAGCCTCACCGGGGGCGAACTGAGCGGGTCGACCGAGGTGCTCCGCCGCTGGGTGGCGCCGCTCCTGCAGTACGCCAAGCGGCGCGGGCTGCAGACGCAGGTGAACACGAACCTGACCTTTGACCTGGGGCGGTATGAGGAGATCGCCCCGTGGGTGGACGTCTTCCACATTACCTGGAACTACCGGGACGAGGCGCACTTCCACCGGATCGTGTGGGGGCACGGCAGCCGGGAGGTCTCACCGGAGGCGTCCAGGCGGCTCTTCCGGCGCATTATCGACAACGCCCGCGCCCTGGCCGCGCAGGGGCGCTTCGTCTCCGCGGAGACGATGATCAACGCCGAGACCGCCGACCATCTGGGGGCGATGAACCGGTTCCTGGCGGAGATCGGCTGCCGCAGGCACGAGGTCCACCCCATGTACGCGGTGGACTGGGCGTCCGACCTGCCGGTCCTGCCGCTGCCCGCCTTCCGGGAGGCCATCCGGCGGTTCCTCGCCGAGCGGGATCCGAACCTGTGGGTGCTCTTCGGCACCTTCCCCTTCCTGCCTTGCAGCCCGTTGCCGGAGGACCAGGACCTGCTCCGGGCGGTGGCCGCGGCGCCCAACGTGTCGGTGCGCAACTGCCCCGACGGCCGGAACCGGGTGAACGTGGACCTGTTCACGGGGGCCGTCCGGGTGACGGACTTCGGCGGGATGGAGCCGCTGGGCAACGTCCGGACCGAACGGCTGGAGGACGCGTTCCGCCGCTGGCACGCGCACCCGCGGTTCCAGCGGCTCAACTGCCACTGCCCCGAGGTCGGATGCACCGGGCCCGACCTGCTGGTGGCCGAGATGTACTACCCGGAGGTGGACTTCCGCACCCGGCGGGCGGTCCTGCCCACGGGGGCGTGA
- a CDS encoding ABC transporter ATP-binding protein, whose protein sequence is MRVFARLRRFFVPYIGWGLGSVLAMACLTAVGLVRPWLLEQLIDRVIREQRFAELPYWTAAVLAVALVRAVFNFLRQYLGHSFGQNATLDLRNALYDKLQYLHFKYYDNAYTGDLMSRVTADVEAFRMFLSFGWVHLMDILFMTLFSLVVMLSMSVRLTLVTLLAMPFLLAVVLRFERRVHPAFRRVREALAGLSTAAQENLNGMRTVKSFAREDFEVRKFAAHNQEYLEANLATTGLWARYFPVMELLSNLALTLMLAYGGLLVLRGELSLGELVAFNSLIWYWIWPMREVGYRINELTQAIASGERLLEVLEHPVAVQSPPEPVRLPEMKGHVRFEGVWFQYDSPRPGTGEISPHPALADIHLDAPPGSVIGLIGATGSGKSTLVALIPRFYDVTRGRVTIDGIDVRDLDLDDLRRQIGIVQQETFLWSASIRENIAYGRRTATMEEIIAAAKLARAHDFIMETPAGYDTIIGERGLGLSGGQRQRIAIARAILNNPRILILDDATASVDMETEHEIQVALQNAMRGRTTFIIAHRLSSVKHADEILVLDQGRIVERGTHEELLARGGVYRAIYDIQFRDFEEQRAAEAGKGGSR, encoded by the coding sequence ATGCGGGTGTTCGCGCGCCTCAGGCGCTTTTTTGTCCCGTACATCGGATGGGGGCTGGGATCGGTCCTGGCCATGGCGTGCCTGACCGCGGTGGGCCTGGTGCGGCCGTGGCTGCTGGAGCAGCTGATCGACCGGGTCATCCGGGAGCAGCGGTTTGCCGAACTGCCGTACTGGACGGCGGCGGTGCTGGCCGTCGCCCTGGTCCGGGCGGTGTTCAACTTCCTGCGACAGTATCTGGGCCACTCCTTCGGGCAGAACGCCACCCTGGACCTGCGCAACGCCCTCTACGACAAGCTTCAGTACCTGCACTTCAAGTACTACGACAACGCGTACACCGGCGACCTCATGTCCCGCGTCACCGCCGACGTGGAGGCCTTCCGGATGTTCCTCTCCTTCGGGTGGGTCCACCTGATGGACATCCTCTTCATGACCCTCTTCTCGCTGGTGGTCATGCTCTCGATGTCCGTCCGGCTGACGCTGGTGACCCTCCTGGCGATGCCCTTTCTGCTGGCGGTGGTGCTGCGGTTCGAGCGGCGGGTGCATCCGGCCTTCCGCCGGGTGCGCGAGGCCCTGGCCGGCCTCTCCACCGCCGCCCAGGAGAACCTGAACGGGATGCGCACGGTAAAGTCCTTTGCCCGGGAGGACTTCGAGGTCCGGAAGTTTGCCGCCCACAACCAGGAGTACCTGGAAGCCAACCTGGCGACGACGGGGCTCTGGGCGCGGTACTTCCCTGTCATGGAACTGCTCTCCAACCTGGCGCTGACGCTGATGCTCGCCTATGGCGGCCTGCTGGTGCTGCGCGGCGAGCTGTCGCTGGGCGAGCTGGTCGCCTTCAACAGCCTGATCTGGTACTGGATCTGGCCAATGCGGGAGGTCGGATATCGCATCAACGAGCTCACCCAGGCCATCGCCTCGGGCGAGCGGCTGCTGGAGGTGCTGGAGCACCCGGTGGCGGTGCAGAGTCCGCCGGAGCCGGTGCGGCTGCCCGAGATGAAGGGCCACGTCCGCTTCGAGGGGGTCTGGTTCCAGTACGACTCGCCCCGCCCTGGCACGGGCGAGATCAGCCCGCATCCGGCGCTCGCGGACATCCACCTGGACGCCCCGCCCGGAAGTGTCATCGGGCTGATCGGCGCCACCGGCTCGGGCAAGTCGACCCTGGTGGCGCTCATTCCCCGGTTTTACGACGTGACCCGGGGCCGGGTGACCATCGACGGCATCGACGTGCGCGACCTCGACCTGGACGACCTGCGCCGGCAGATCGGGATCGTGCAGCAGGAGACCTTCCTCTGGTCGGCATCGATCCGGGAGAACATCGCCTACGGCCGGCGCACGGCCACCATGGAGGAGATCATCGCCGCGGCCAAGCTCGCCCGTGCGCATGACTTCATCATGGAGACCCCGGCCGGCTACGACACCATCATCGGTGAACGGGGGCTGGGCCTCTCCGGCGGGCAGCGGCAGCGCATCGCCATCGCCCGGGCGATCCTCAACAACCCCCGCATCCTGATCCTCGACGACGCCACCGCCTCGGTGGACATGGAGACGGAGCACGAGATCCAGGTGGCCCTGCAGAACGCCATGCGGGGGCGGACCACGTTCATCATCGCGCACCGGCTCTCCTCGGTGAAGCACGCGGACGAGATTCTGGTGCTGGACCAGGGCCGCATCGTGGAGCGGGGCACCCACGAGGAGCTGCTGGCCCGGGGCGGCGTGTACCGAGCCATCTACGACATCCAGTTCCGGGACTTCGAGGAGCAACGGGCCGCGGAGGCCGGGAAGGGGGGGAGCCGCTGA